TGTACTCATTTGACCGAAGCCTAGTAAATCTGCATGATTACTGCTTATTGATTGTCCATTAAAAGTAGGGCGGTCGTCGCCTATATGAGTAACGTCTAAACCCCTATCTGTTTGTCATAAAGCCCTATTGAACCGTTATCAATAATGCCAGTTGATTATGATTCTCAACTGTTATCTTATTCTTAGTTCATAACGTTACAGGCTCTACTAGGCCTGTATGTTAACCTATATCTACAAAATTTTAGTCGACTTCACTAAAATTAATTTTACTAAACCGTTCAAAGAAAATAACTGTTTTGAAGTTAATTGTGTGAATGCAGGGTAAACTAGCAGGTAAAGCCATAGGAGTGTACGTTATGATAGGTAGCCAAAAAGTAATTGATTATTTAAACTTCTTGTTAGGTGGTGAGCTGGCTGCTCGTGACCAGTATTTTATCCATTCTGAGATGTATGCTGAATGGTATTATGGCAAGCTGTACGATCGCATTAGCCATGAGATGCAAGACGAGACCGCGCATGCACAAGCCATTATCCGCCGTATCTTAATGCTTAGCGGTACGCCAAAGATGACTGTCAATGACATTCATATCGGTAGCACAGTTCCTGAGATGCTGCAGCTCGATCTCAATCTTGAATATGAAGTACAACAGCATCTAAAAGATGGTATCGCGATATGTGAAACAGAGCATGACTATGTGACCCGTGAAATGCTGGTTGGACAGCTCAAAGACACCGAAGAAGATCATGCCCATTGGCTCGAGCAGCAGCTGCGCCTGATTGATATGATAGGTCTGCCTAATTACCTACAAAGTCAAATGGCTGAAGTGCCGCCTAATCTCGCTTAGATTCTAATATTATGGATCTTGACAGGTATGATGGGATATTGAGCTTAGCAGGTAATCATAAAGGAAGAAAAGTTATGAAAGGTGACAAAGACGTTATTCGGGCTCTAAACAAGGTTCTAGGACAGTCTCTAATAGCTATTAACCAGTATTTCTTGCATGCCCGCATAGCAAGGCACTGGGGACTTGAGTCACTCAATGACTCTCTATATCATCAGTCTATCCAAGAAATGAAATGGTCAGATGATTTGATTGAGCGAATTTTACTGTTAGAGGGCCTACCAAATTTACAAGATTTGGGTAAAGTGTTTGTGGGTGAAGACGTACCAGAGATTATCAATGGTAATCTCTGCTTAGAACAGCAAAAGTTCGATATCATTACTGATGCCATCACGTTATGTGAAGAGCGTCATGACTATGTATCACGTAAGTTACTGATCATACTTAAAGATGGTAATGAAGAATATCAAGATTGGTTAGAGACTCAAGAAGACTTGATTCAAGATCTTGGGGTACAGAATTACATCCAATCGCAAATTGATGATGATAGCGCGCCTTAGATAATAAAATATCGAAATGTCTCAGGTCGTTTAAACCGGATAATATTGCTTAAACTTGCCAGCCAATGCTTTATTTTATATAGAGTGCTCACTGGCTTTTTTGTGGCCGAGATTCAGTAACTTGCTGTAAGTTATTATTTTTTAATGGTCTATCATTGCCAAACTGTATCAATAAAGTCCGCGTCCATCTTCTGGTTTGAGACGTAAAAAATACAGTCCTGATAGAATGGTTAGACTACCTAATATCCAGTAAGTGGTTTGAAATGCCATTAAGGTATCAAACTGTAGCCGCTCACGCAGTAAAATAAGCATTGCGGCACCAAACGCAATACCAAAGCTAATGGCCAGCTGCTGATTGACCGCCATGAGACTGTTACCGCTACTGGTTTGCGTGCCTTCTAGATCGCCAATAGTAATGGTGTTCATCGCGCTAAATTGCATGGAGTTGCAAGCGCCCATTATCGTCAAAATAGGTATGAACCAGGGCCATTGTGATGAGTCGCTAAACTGTGCCAACACGATAATCAAGACACCCATCAAAAAGGTGTTATAGACCAGCACAGTACGATAGCTATAGCGCTGAATAAGTTTACTCACCCAAGGTTTGATTCCTATCGCACCCACAGCGATAGGAGCGAGTAGCCAACCTGCTTGCGAGGGAGAATATTCAAACACCACTTGTAGTAATAGCGGCAGTAGAAAAGGCACTGCGCTGATGCCAAGGCGCGTAAACAAGTTACCGGTAATACCAATGCGAAAAGTACGGATGTCGAACAAACTCAAGGGAAATAGCGGTGCTGGTTGACGTTTGGCGTGCCAAACATAAACCCCGATTAGGACGGTGGCTGTTAGGGCAAGCATTAAGCCATATAGCCCACGACCAGTCTGCGCACCGAACTCAACCGCTAGTGTAAACCCACAAGCCGCTGCTGCAAATAACACAAAACCTGCCCAATCCAGACGTTTGGTATCCTCAAATAGTGCCGGTACCAGCTTTCTGCCTAACACAAAGCCCAATACTCCCATTGGAATGTTAATCAAAAATATCCAATGCCAACTGGCATACTGCACTATGTAACCGCCTAGTAAAGGTCCAACTAAAGGGGCGATCAAGGCTGGAATCACTGCAAAGTTCATCACCGTTAACAGCTGATTGCGCGGATAGGACTTGACCAAAATTAGACGTGCGACCGGTGTCATCATTGCGCCACCGATGCCTTGTACAATGCGCGAACCAATCAGAAAGTCTAAGGTAGGAGAGGCGGCACATAATAGTGAGCCAATACAGAAGATAATAATTGCAGATAAAAATACCCGCCGCGTCCCATATTTATCCGCTAAAAACCCACTAATAGGAATAAATATAGCTAAGGTCAAGGCATAGCTGATCACCGCCCACTGCATTTTGAGTGGCGACTCACCAAGCGCTTGCGCCATTTGCGGCAGTGACGTATTTAAGATAGTGGCATCTAGAATCTGCATAAACAGCGCCACTGCTAGCACGTATGGCAGGTATTTAGTTTGGGTTGCTGTTAATGTCACCATACTGAAATCATCATCTCTATCTCTCATACCAAAGGCTATGTCTGTTTAGAGATTGCTACAGCTAACAACATCTCTAATGACCTCACGCTTATAAACACTAACAGCACATTGTAACGCAGTGGGCTCAAAAAGTTGGTAAGAAAAGCGCCATTTAAAACCTAGATTACCGTCTGTTGTAAAACTCAGTTTAAAAATAGATACATTAATTACATGAGAGGGCTTTATGAAGTAGCTAACCGTTAACTATAGTAGGGTACCCATCAAGCTACAGGATATCTTATGAGTAATGATAGTAACCAAACGAATACCAGTGCACAGAATAATAACTATACGCCACCTAAAGTTTGGACCAATGATAAAGAAAATGGAGGCCAGTTCTCCAGTATCAATCGTCCAACGGCCGGTTCACGCCAACAGCAAGACTTGCCAGTAGGTGAGGCGCCGCTACAGCTTTATTCGTTGAATACGCCGAATGGCGTTAAGGTCAATATTCTACTAGAAGAGTTGGATGAACTTGGCATAAAAGAGGCGGCCTACGATGCCTACAAAATCGATATCTCTCAAGGCGATCAGTTTGGTTCAGACTTCGTTGCTATTAATCCTAATTCTAAAATTCCTGCACTAGTGGATCACTCTGAATCTGGCAAGCCTATCAGGCTTTTCGAGTCGGGTGCCATTTTATGGTACCTAGCTGAAAAATTTGGCAAATTTGTCCCCATGCATAATGAGTCACAAGGTGAGGCGCGGGCAGAATGCTTGTCTTGGTTTATGTGGCAGATGGGTAGTACGCCTTTCTTAGGTGGCGGATTTGGGCATTTTTATGCTTATGCACCCGAACCGATGGAATACCCTATCAATCGCTACGCTATGGAGACTAAACGTCAACTCGATGTATTAGATATCCATTTAAAAGATCATGAGTATATGTGTGGTAACGAGGAAACCGACTACAACATTGCTGACATCATTATTTGGGCATGGTATGGCCAGCTGGTACTTGGCAAACTTTATAATGCAGCTGAATTTTTACAGGTTGATAGTTATGAACATGTACAACGTTGGGCAAAAAAAATAGCTGAACGCCCAGCGGTAAAACGAGCCGCAGCATTAACGTTGAAACCCCTTGATTAATTGGCAACCAGTTAATAAACGTCGATAATAAAAGTAATACGAATAATAAGGTTAATAAGTAACTTACTTATTAACCTTCACTTTTATTAATTTTTATGGTGATTATATCCATATAAAAGAATATAAATTTACAAATTACGTCATTACTTACGTCATTACTTACATTGTTACTTATATAGCGGTACATGGCTTAGACAGATAGCTTACATAGGTAAGCTAAGATGGCTGCCTGCCATCATAAGGGGTAGACGTTCATATCTCTTCGATTAATGAGGATGTTTGATGATAAGAAAAAATGACTATAATAAGCTTGTAAAGGTACCGTTACTAACAAACGATAATAATGCTGACCACTATAATCATGTTGATAGCTGTTTTGATTTAAATAGTACACTAAAATCGATATTCAAAAATAAACTCCTGCTGCCTATTTTTACTGCGATGGGCATGTCTTTAATCAGCCCTATGAGTATTGCAGCGGCGCCTGTTGCGTTTAACTATCAAGACTGGCAAGTAGTCTGTGATAATACACGCACATGCCGGCTGGCTGGCTATCAGGCTGAGAATGACAGCGAATTTCCAGTATCTATATTATTGACGCGCCGCGCTGGTGTTAATGCTAGCGTAGACGGCAAAGTTAAACTTGGTGGCGCTAAAGAGAATTCATCAAAGGCCTTAATGCAATTGGGTAACCGCCACCGCATCTCGTTATTTATCAATGATAAAGATTTGGGAGAAACCAAGCCCTTCTCAGCAGCTGCCGGAGATGCAGATCTCACCACATCTCAAGTAGCCGCCCTGCTAGAAGCACTAACCAAATCCAGCAAGATCGAGCTGGTACTGCGTAATTCGCGTTGGCAACTGTCTGATAAAGGGGCAACCGCCGTGATGCTCAAAGCTGATGAAGCACAAGGTCGAGTAGGGACAGCAAGCGCCTTTGTCAACAACGAGAGCGGCCGTAAATCCAATAATGGCATACTAGCCTCTGAGCCTGCGCCGTCGCTACGTTTGGTAATACCCGATACTAAAGCAATATCGAGTAGTAATAAAAGTTTTAGCATGAAGTCCTCGCAGTTGTCTACACTGATGCAAGATACGATGAAAGACGCGAGTAGTGACTGCCCAAACTTGTTTGACAAGTCACCATGGCGTGTTAGCCGCCTAAATAACACCCAGTTATTAGCGCAGCATAGTTGCTGGACCGGTGCCTATAATACCGGTACGGGCGTATGGCTGTTGAACGACAGCAAGCCCCATAAACCAACACTGGTCACTAGCAGTGCAACAGACTACAGCAATGGTAAGATAAGCTCCGTACAAAAGGGGCGCGGGATTGGTGATTGTGTCTCTAGAACCGACTGGTTATGGACCGGCAACCGCTTCGTTAAGAGTCATGAAAGTACCACTGGACTTTGTCGTTTAATAGAAGCTGGCGGCGCGTGGCAGATGCCAACCTACGTCTCTGAAGTAACCACATCGCGTTAACTGACACTAACTTTATGGCAAACAAGTGTGGCGTCGCCATTATTTACCATTGTTAGAAAGTGATTATTAGCAGAAAATACCTGAAACTTTATAAAAAATTAGAAATTAAACACAGATAGCAATTTTGTTGTGCTATACTGCGTCGCCACGTTAGCTTCGACTGACGTGAATTATGAGATTGATAACATCGCCTGCGATTTTGGGTCTAGGATGACCGAGAGTAATTGTTGCCGATGATTTTGTGTACTTAAATAATCCTATTATTTTTGACTCATATCTTATCTACTGGCTCCATATATTATGGACTAGATTGGTTGTTGTTTGCATTTGTCAGCTTTAGATAAAGCACAGATAAATCGCCTATAACGGACAAGGATGAGACACTCGGCACTACCACCAAAATACGTCAGACAGCACGCAACGCCTTTTATAGAAGTGATACGCTCATGGTAGCTGAACTTCTGATTATCGATACTTTTTATTTATATTAAAGTTTGGTAATTGTTAATAATTAGGTAACGTGGTGAACGGTTATCAGTGGTATGCAACAAGCTTCTGAATGCACAGCAGCTTATACTACTAAGGCTACTCATGACTGACATCTTATCTACAATCGCATCACAAAACGGTATTATTCAAGATACTGAAAATAAAAACACCGATACCACTCAAAATACCAGTACTGACACTCAAGCGGCTACTACTGACGCTAATGAAGTCAGTTTTACTGACCTTAATATTGCCAAGCCCATTCTTAGCGCACTTGAGCGTAGTGGTTATACCAACCCTACTCCTATTCAAGCTCAAGCCATTCCTTTTGCTCTAGCCGGTCGTGACTTATTATTGTCAGCGCAAACGGGTAGTGGCAAAACAGCTGCTTTTGTCATTCCACTGCTCGATCGTTTAAGCCGTGCCACTAGCTTCGATAAATATACCAAAGCCCTTATCCTAACGCCAACGCGTGAACTTGCTCAGCAAGTACATGATAGTGTCCGTACTTATTCTAAAGACATGCGTGGTTTGTTCTGCGTGCCTCTAGTTGGCGGCGCACCATATAATGGTCAGATTACGGCTTTGAAAAAAGGCGTGCAAGTTATTGTAGCGACTCCTGGTCGTCTACTTGACCATATCAATGCTGGCCGTGTTGATTTGTCACAACTAGAAGTGTTGGTACTTGATGAAGCAGATCGCATGCTAGACATGGGTTTTGCTGATGACATCAGCGATATCTTAAAAGCTGCGCCTAGCGATCGTCAAACCATCATGTGTTCTGCAACTTGGGATGGTCCTGTTGGCAAGATTGCTGCAAACTTCACCAAGAACCCTGAACGCGTTGCGATCAAGGTAGAATCAGCACATATCGACGAAAAAGTCTATTACTGTGACGACTTTGATCATAAAAACAGAATTTTAGACAAAGTAGTTTGCCAACAAGATGTGGAACAAGTCATTATCTTTGCTGCCACCAAGCGTAGCACTGAAAAGCTTGCTAAATCGCTACAAGAAGACGGTCATAAAGCCAGCTTCCTACATGGTGATTTGCCACAAAGCAAACGTAACCGCATTGTCCAAGACCTACGTAATGGTAAATGCAAAATCCTAGTCGCTACTGACGTTGCCGCTCGTGGTCTTGACGTGCCAGCACTATCACATGTCATTAACTATGACTTGCCACGCCAAACTGAAGATTACGTGCATCGTATCGGTCGTTGTGGTCGTGCCGGTCGTACTGGTGTGGCCATCAGCTTATGTAGCATGGATGATCGTCCACAGCTAAACGCTATTAATCGTTATTTAGATCGCAAAATGGAAGTATGTGTCATTGAAGGCATGGAGCCTAAAAAGACTTATGTCCCAAGCGAAAATAAAGGCAACACACGCGGTCGTGGCCGTGGTCGCTCTAACGGCGGCGGTAACGGTCAAGGCCGTGGTCGTTCAGCGGGTGGTTATGCTGGCAAGCCTAGTGGCAATGGTCAAGGCCGTGGTCGTTCAAGCGATAGCAGCACTGGTACTGGTCAACGCGCCAGTAATGACAGCGGTTATCAAGGTAAGCCACGTGACTCATCTGGTAAGCCGAATGAGCGTTCAGGTGGCAAGCCGTATCAAGGCAAACGTGCTCCTAGCCGTGGTGACGGCGCAAGCGCCCCACGTGGTGAACGCGCTGCAACCGGTCGTGGTCGTCCAAGTGGCAGCCAAGGTCGTACTGGTTCAGGTTCAGGTAACAGTCAAGGCGGCCGTCCAACTGGCGGTAATCGCAACAAAAATTCATAATAAGCGATTGCTTAGCTACTAACATCAGTTTAGTGACTAAAAAATAGCTTATAAAATGAACAAAAAAAGCCAGATACTTGTTATCTGGCTTTTTTGTGTCTGTTAGGTCTAAAGGTATTATTATTTATGCCAGAGTTTTTTAAAACCCTTACTTGCGCGTAATTTTGGCCTTGTTTATACTGGCAACCCTTCATTAAGGTGCATCACACATAACACTGGTAGTAGGGTATTGAGCGCAAGTATAGTCAATGAAAAGTAATATCGATACATAACCTACTGCTGGCATACGTTTTTTTTGCTTGCTGTGCCTACGCAGACAGAGACTGCAAAAAGCTGATACCAGCAGTACCGTCGCGTTTTTAAGGTGTTTTAACTATAGTAGGGTATTGAGCGTAAATAGTAGCTCGCTTATCAAAGTAGGCTCAATAAACGAGTCTAATACCATATCAGGTCTGTAGTTATTCATTATACTTACAACGATTTGGAGTCATGAGATGCCTGTTATTTCTCATTTAGCTATTGATAGTCTACCAGTAGCGTTTGGCGTAATTATGGCCATTATTGGGTTGGTATTCTATACTCAAGGCTTACCTGGTAAGTTTTGGCGGCGTTTTTATGCCGTATTGCCGGGTATTGTACTGTGCTGCTTTATACCCGCAACGCTAAACAGCCTTGGGGTGTTCGCGGATGGTATCGGCTCGCAGATATATGGCTTTACCGCCACTTATCTACTGCCAGCAAGTTTGCTGCTTATGACCTTATCTATGGATGTACCTAAGATTTTAGGCCTAGGCTGGAAGGCCATTGCCATGTTTGTCGCCGCTAGTGTCGCGATTGTTATTAGTGGGCCTGTTAGTTTGGGGTTGGCTAAATGGGTATCACCAGAGATGTTTACTGATGATACGCTATGGCGCGGGTTTTCGGCAGTGGCCGGCAGCTGGATAGGCGGGGCTGCCAACCAAGCGGCCATGAAAGAGCTGTTTGGGGTCAGTGATGACTTGTTCGGCATGATGATTTTGGTTGATACCACCAATGCGTCATTGTGGCTGCTGGCAATATTAGTCATGGCCAAGCATAGCGATAAAATAGACCGATTTTTAAAGGCCGATACCAGCAGCATTGATAAAGTCATCAAAGCCGTTGAAAGCTATGAGCGTGATCATGCACGTCCGGCGACCTTAAACGATTTGATGGTGATGTTTGGGCTGTGTTTTGCGATGGTAGGATTGGCACATTTTGCCGGCGGACAGATTGCTGGACTTTTTGCGCCCTATGATTGGGCAGTGCAATATAGCTTTGCCAGCTCCTTCTTTTGGATGGTAGTGATTGTCACTTTATTAGGTGTGGGCTTTTCGTTTACTAAGATACGTCGTCTGGATCACGTGGGTGCGTCCAAAATCGGTACGGTATTTATTTTTATTTTGATTGCCGCTATCGGTATGCAGATTAATTTGGCGGGTATCGTCTCACAGTGGCGACTTTTGCTAATTGGCTTGGTATGGATGAGCATTCATATAGTGATTATATTTATAGTCGCAAGGATTATTCGTGCACCTTTCTTCTTCTTAGCGGTCGGCTCTAATGCCAATACTGGCGGCGCATCCTCAGCACCGATTGTTGCCACTGCTTTTCATCCTTCGCTGGCACCAGTTGGGGTGTTTTTGGGGATTCTAGGTTATGCGATGGGCACGATAGGCGGTTATATCAGCACTCAGTTGATGCGTTTAGTCGTGACTTAACCTGAATAAAATAGCACAAGCAACGCGCTATAAATATCGTCCAAAACCTTGAAATAGCTACGGTGTCAACTGCGCTTAATGTCATGTACTATCTATAGAGCTAAGCAATAGTCGGTCAATACCAACTCTGTATAAATAGGGGGTGAATAAATGAAAGTTACTGAAAATGATAAAACTGCTGAAAACTCGAAAATAGAGATATATAAGTTAGCAGATGGGCGGTCTGATATCCGTGTACATATCGAAAATGACAGTGTTTGGCTAAACCGTCAGCAGCTATCTGAGTTGTTTGACCGTGATGTAAAAACGCTGGGTAAGCACATTAATAATGTGTTTAAAGAAGGAGAGCTAGATAAAGAAGCAGTTGTCGCAAAGGCGTGCAGCCATGATCTACATTACTTCGCTCTCAAAAGTCATCTATTCCCAATAGCCATCAGGGCACTTGGGTAATTCAATTAAAGTGCGACGTAGCGCCTCTGACCACTGATGACGAATGGTATTAAAGTACTCATCACGCTCATCGACACGGCGGCCATTAGGTAGGGTTAAACTGTCATTTTGATAAAGCACAAAATCTATCGGCATACCTACTGATAGGTTTGAGTGAATCGTAGAGTCAAATGACAGCATCA
The sequence above is a segment of the Psychrobacter sp. PL19 genome. Coding sequences within it:
- a CDS encoding DEAD/DEAH box helicase — translated: MTDILSTIASQNGIIQDTENKNTDTTQNTSTDTQAATTDANEVSFTDLNIAKPILSALERSGYTNPTPIQAQAIPFALAGRDLLLSAQTGSGKTAAFVIPLLDRLSRATSFDKYTKALILTPTRELAQQVHDSVRTYSKDMRGLFCVPLVGGAPYNGQITALKKGVQVIVATPGRLLDHINAGRVDLSQLEVLVLDEADRMLDMGFADDISDILKAAPSDRQTIMCSATWDGPVGKIAANFTKNPERVAIKVESAHIDEKVYYCDDFDHKNRILDKVVCQQDVEQVIIFAATKRSTEKLAKSLQEDGHKASFLHGDLPQSKRNRIVQDLRNGKCKILVATDVAARGLDVPALSHVINYDLPRQTEDYVHRIGRCGRAGRTGVAISLCSMDDRPQLNAINRYLDRKMEVCVIEGMEPKKTYVPSENKGNTRGRGRGRSNGGGNGQGRGRSAGGYAGKPSGNGQGRGRSSDSSTGTGQRASNDSGYQGKPRDSSGKPNERSGGKPYQGKRAPSRGDGASAPRGERAATGRGRPSGSQGRTGSGSGNSQGGRPTGGNRNKNS
- the bfr gene encoding bacterioferritin — protein: MIGSQKVIDYLNFLLGGELAARDQYFIHSEMYAEWYYGKLYDRISHEMQDETAHAQAIIRRILMLSGTPKMTVNDIHIGSTVPEMLQLDLNLEYEVQQHLKDGIAICETEHDYVTREMLVGQLKDTEEDHAHWLEQQLRLIDMIGLPNYLQSQMAEVPPNLA
- a CDS encoding DUF1176 domain-containing protein; protein product: MIRKNDYNKLVKVPLLTNDNNADHYNHVDSCFDLNSTLKSIFKNKLLLPIFTAMGMSLISPMSIAAAPVAFNYQDWQVVCDNTRTCRLAGYQAENDSEFPVSILLTRRAGVNASVDGKVKLGGAKENSSKALMQLGNRHRISLFINDKDLGETKPFSAAAGDADLTTSQVAALLEALTKSSKIELVLRNSRWQLSDKGATAVMLKADEAQGRVGTASAFVNNESGRKSNNGILASEPAPSLRLVIPDTKAISSSNKSFSMKSSQLSTLMQDTMKDASSDCPNLFDKSPWRVSRLNNTQLLAQHSCWTGAYNTGTGVWLLNDSKPHKPTLVTSSATDYSNGKISSVQKGRGIGDCVSRTDWLWTGNRFVKSHESTTGLCRLIEAGGAWQMPTYVSEVTTSR
- a CDS encoding DUF819 family protein, with amino-acid sequence MPVISHLAIDSLPVAFGVIMAIIGLVFYTQGLPGKFWRRFYAVLPGIVLCCFIPATLNSLGVFADGIGSQIYGFTATYLLPASLLLMTLSMDVPKILGLGWKAIAMFVAASVAIVISGPVSLGLAKWVSPEMFTDDTLWRGFSAVAGSWIGGAANQAAMKELFGVSDDLFGMMILVDTTNASLWLLAILVMAKHSDKIDRFLKADTSSIDKVIKAVESYERDHARPATLNDLMVMFGLCFAMVGLAHFAGGQIAGLFAPYDWAVQYSFASSFFWMVVIVTLLGVGFSFTKIRRLDHVGASKIGTVFIFILIAAIGMQINLAGIVSQWRLLLIGLVWMSIHIVIIFIVARIIRAPFFFLAVGSNANTGGASSAPIVATAFHPSLAPVGVFLGILGYAMGTIGGYISTQLMRLVVT
- a CDS encoding DHA2 family efflux MFS transporter permease subunit codes for the protein MVTLTATQTKYLPYVLAVALFMQILDATILNTSLPQMAQALGESPLKMQWAVISYALTLAIFIPISGFLADKYGTRRVFLSAIIIFCIGSLLCAASPTLDFLIGSRIVQGIGGAMMTPVARLILVKSYPRNQLLTVMNFAVIPALIAPLVGPLLGGYIVQYASWHWIFLINIPMGVLGFVLGRKLVPALFEDTKRLDWAGFVLFAAAACGFTLAVEFGAQTGRGLYGLMLALTATVLIGVYVWHAKRQPAPLFPLSLFDIRTFRIGITGNLFTRLGISAVPFLLPLLLQVVFEYSPSQAGWLLAPIAVGAIGIKPWVSKLIQRYSYRTVLVYNTFLMGVLIIVLAQFSDSSQWPWFIPILTIMGACNSMQFSAMNTITIGDLEGTQTSSGNSLMAVNQQLAISFGIAFGAAMLILLRERLQFDTLMAFQTTYWILGSLTILSGLYFLRLKPEDGRGLY
- the bfr gene encoding bacterioferritin, whose translation is MKGDKDVIRALNKVLGQSLIAINQYFLHARIARHWGLESLNDSLYHQSIQEMKWSDDLIERILLLEGLPNLQDLGKVFVGEDVPEIINGNLCLEQQKFDIITDAITLCEERHDYVSRKLLIILKDGNEEYQDWLETQEDLIQDLGVQNYIQSQIDDDSAP
- the yghU gene encoding glutathione-dependent disulfide-bond oxidoreductase, which produces MSNDSNQTNTSAQNNNYTPPKVWTNDKENGGQFSSINRPTAGSRQQQDLPVGEAPLQLYSLNTPNGVKVNILLEELDELGIKEAAYDAYKIDISQGDQFGSDFVAINPNSKIPALVDHSESGKPIRLFESGAILWYLAEKFGKFVPMHNESQGEARAECLSWFMWQMGSTPFLGGGFGHFYAYAPEPMEYPINRYAMETKRQLDVLDIHLKDHEYMCGNEETDYNIADIIIWAWYGQLVLGKLYNAAEFLQVDSYEHVQRWAKKIAERPAVKRAAALTLKPLD